The genomic DNA AAATATTTGATTCCTATGAGTACTATTTTAGGAGGAATAATCCTTCTTTTAGCAGATACTTTAGCTAGATATATTGCAAGACCTATAGAATTACCTGTAGGAGTAATGATGGCTATGATTGGCTGTCCATTTTTTTTATTCCTTCTAAGGAGGCGAAAATACAGTGCTTAAGGTGAATGATTTTAAAGTAGGATATGATGGAAAAACCATTGTAAAAGATTTTAATTTACATGTAAAAAAGGGAGAAATCATTACAATTATTGGACCCAATGGTTCGGGAAAGTCAACGGTTTTAAAGGCTATAGGAAGATTATTAAAGCCTATGGGTGGAACTATTTATTTAGACAAACAATTGCTTTGGAAAATGAATGGAAAAGAAATAGCAAAAGAGATGGCATGTCTTTCTCAACATAATATAGCTCCTGAAGATATGACTATAAGAAAAATCGTAAGTTTTGGTAGAAATCCTCATAAAGCATGGTTTGAGGGACTTAGTAAAAAAGATGAAGAAATTATAGATTGGGCTATTGAAAAAACAAATCTAAAATCTATGCAAGATAAGAAAATGATCCATATATCAGGAGGAGAAAGCCAAAGGGCATGGATTGCAATGGCTCTTGCTCAACAGCCAAAGATTTTATTATTAGATGAACCTACAACTTATTTAGATATTAACAATCAAATAGAAATATTAGAACTTGTGAAAGAATTAAATGAAAAATTAAAACTCACTGTAATTATGGTTCTTCATGATTTGAATCAAGCAGCCAAATATAGTGATGAAGTGATTGTCCTTAAAAATGGAGAGATTAAAGCTTTAGGAAAACCCGAAGAAATATTAAATCAGGATTTGATCAGAGAAATTTATAATGTAGAGATGAATATATTGAAAAATCAATTTGGAGAAAAAATTATATTGATTCCTAAAAAAATCTATGCAAAAGAAGCATAGAAAGTAGGAGGATGGTAGCATGTTTAATAAAAGATTAATCCAACTCGTACCAACTTGTAAAAGATGGATTTTTCTTACTGTATTCATCAATTGGTTAGGGTTGATATTGAATATAGGAGGAATATTTTCTATTGCTTCCTATATTGAGTATATATATTTATATGGAGTGAGTTGGGAAAAAAGTATAGTTACTCTATGGGTTCTTATTGGAATTGTCATGGGTAGGCTTCTATGCAATTATATAGGAACAAAAATGGCAGGCAAATGTTCGAAGGATGCAAGAATTACTCTTAGACATATTCTATACAAGAAATTATTAGATTTAGGAATACATTATCAAGAAATGACTTCTACTTCAGAAGTGGTTCAAGTTGCAATTGATGGAATAGAAAGATTAGATATGTATTTTGGAAGATATTTACCACAATTTTTTTATAGTTTAATTGCACCTATTACTTTATTTACGATCATAAGCTTTATAAATATAAAGATTGCAGTTGTTTTACTAGGATGTGTTCCTTTGATTCCTATATCTATAATTGCTGTTATGAAAATTGCTAAAAATCTTCTTTCAAAATATTGGGGAATTTATGTGAATTTGGGAGATACTTTTTTAGAAAACTTAAGAGGATTGACAACATTAAAAATATATGGAAGAGATGAAGAAAAAAATGAACAAATGAATCAACAAGCAGAAAATTTTAGAAAAATTACTATGAAGGTTTTAGCCATGCAATTAAACTCTATTACGATTATGGATTTCATTGCTTTTGGAGGAAGTGCTCTAGGCATTATTTTTGTTTTAAAGGAATTCATAAAATTGAATATAACTATTGGAGGCGGCTTTTTCATTATACTTCTTGCTTCAGAATTTTTTATTCCTTTAAGAGTTTTAGGTTCATGTTTTCATATTGCTATAGATGGACTTGCAGCAGCGGATAAAATATTTTCCATTCTAGATATCCCTGTAATAAAGTACCCAACAAAGAAGATTAAAGATTTCAATCATATAGATATCCGATTTAAAAATGTAAATTTTTCATATGAAGAAGATAGAAAAATTTTAAAAGATATTCATTTAGATATTGAAAATGGTCAAATCACTGGACTAGTAGGAAGCTCAGGTTGTGGAAAAAGTACAATAGCCAATATAATTATGGGCTTTTATAAAAATTATGATGGAGAAATTTTACTCAATGAATATGAGCTAAGAAGTATAGATCCTGCTCAACTTAGAAAAAAGATCAATGTAGTTACCAATAATAGCTATATTTTTACAGGAACCATTGAAGAAAACTTAAAAATGGGAAAATCAAATGTTACACAAGAAGAAATGTATGAGGTGCTAAAAAAAGTCAATTTATATGAATTTGTTTTGTCACTAGAAAAAGGTTTACAAACACAAATCAAAGAAGGAGGAGCAAATCTTTCAGGAGGACAAAGACAAAGACTGGCTTTGGCAAGAGCATTATTATATGATAGTGAAATTTATATATTTGATGAAGCTACTTCTAATATAGATGTAGAAAGTGAAAATATTATTATGAATTTAATTTATGAACTAGGAAAGGTAAAAACTGTAATTTTAATATCTCATAGACTTTATAATGTACGAGGAGCAGATAAGATTTATGTATTATCAAATGGAGAAATACAACAAGTAGGAAATCATCAAACGTTAATAGATGAGAAAGGTCTTTATGCTCAATTGGTTTATGAGCAAAATGAATTAGAAAATATAGGAGGTGAAAGTTGTGCGTAGAGACGGAATTGTGATTATGGGAAAGCTTATAGGTCTTGTAAAACCTTTAATACATATTATGGCTATTACTATTACTATGGGAGTGTTGGGATTTTTAGCTGCAATATTTATTACGATTTATGGCGGAATAGGTATTTTAGAGAGCATAGGTTTTGATATGGGGTTACCTTTACAAAAAATATTTATTATATTAGGAGGTCTAGCTATATCAAGAGGTTTTTTAAGGTACCTCGAACAATATACAGGACATTTTATAGCATTTAAATTATTAGCGATCTTAAGAGACGTAGTTTTTAAAAAGTTACGAAATCTTTCACCAGCAAAGCTTGAGGGAGAAGAAAAAGGAAATCTTATATCTATTATAACTAGCGATATAGAGTTATTAGAGGTCTTTTACGCCCATACGATTGCACCTATTATGATAGGACTTATAACATCTATGATCATGATTTTTTATATTGGGAAAATACATATTTATCTGGGAATCATAGCAGCTTTAGGCTATATTACTGTAGGCTTGATCATTCCTTATTTTTCATCTCGATTAGGCAATAAAGCAGGGGTAGACTATAGAAACTCTTTTGGAAAAATGAATAGCTTTATGCTAGATGCTTTAAAAGGAATGAAAGAGATTATGATGTTTCGTTTAGGAGAGCAAAGACTTTCTTTGATAGATCAAAAGGGAAAACTACTGAATAAAGAAATAGACAAGATGAAAAAGCATGAAGGTTTTGTTAGAGCTCTTGGAGAAGCAAGTGTATTTGTTTTTACAATGATTGTTTTGTTTATGAGTACATATTTACTTGATCAAAATGTAATAAGTTTTAAGGAAATGGTTATTGCGACCATTGCTATGATGAGTTCCTTTGGACCTGTGATTGCTTTAAATAATTTGTCTAATAATTTATTAGTAACCCTTGCAGCAGGAGATAGAGTATTAAATTTATTAGAGGAAAAGCCAATTGTAAAAGAAGTGGATGATCAAAAGGATATTTCTTTTGGAGACATCAAAATGAAAGAGGTATCTTTTTCTTATGATGAAAATATCCCTATTTTAAAAGATATAAATGTGACCTTTCCTAAAGGAAAAATTATTTGCATAGTTGGAGAAAGTGGATGTGGGAAAAGTACACTTTTAAGACTGATCATGAGATTTTGGGATGCAACAAAGGGAAGTATACAAATCAATGGGGAAGGAATTCAAAATGTTAATACCAATTCGCTACGAAGAATCCAAAGTTTTGTCACACAAACAACATTTTTATTTAATGATACGATAGAAGAAAATATACGTATAGGTAAAAAGGATGCAACTATAGAAGAAATTAAAGAAGCTGCAAAAAAAGCATCTATACATGACTTTATAGAAAGTCTTCCAAAAAAGTATCAAACAACAGTAGGGGAGTTAGGAGAAAGCTTGTCGGGAGGAGAAAGGCAAAGGCTGGGAATTGCAAGAGCTTTTTTACATGAATCAGATGTGATTTTATTAGATGAGCCTACCAGTAATTTAGATAGTTTGAATGAAAAGGTTATTATAAAAGCATTAAAAGATGAATGTAGTCAAAAGACAGTCATTTTAGTTTCACATAGAATGTCCACCATATCCATAGCAGACGAAGTATATGTGATGCATAAAGGAAAGATACAGAAAAAAGAAAGAGTTATGGCTCTTAATTAAATAGAAGCTAGAGTAAAACTCTAGCTTTATCTATCCTCAATATCACCTTCTAGTTCTAAAAAGGATTTTTGAAGTTCGTAGATTTGGTGATCTTGAGCATTCCAATAACCCCTTTGATTATATTCAAGCATTTGTTTGATCATTTCAATATAAGCATAGGGATTGTTTTCTTGCAGTTTATTTTTTACAGAAGGATCTAATACATATTGGTTATAAAGTGAATCATATACCCATTGATTGATTTGATTTGTGGTAGCGGCTAGACCTTGGATGTTTTCAAATCTTTTGGCAATAGCTGAAGCACCATGATATTTATGTTTAAGCATTTCATCAATCCATTTTGGATTAAGAAGTCGAGTTCGAATACCTCTTTCTATTGATTTCTCAACTTTCTCAGTTTCTATGTATTCTGTTGTAGTATCAGAGATCAAAACTTCACTTTTTTGTCCTCTTGTGATTTCTACAGATTTGGATAACCCCCCAAAGAATTCATAATAATGATCTAAATCTACAATTTCATATTCATGATTATTTCTTACTTGTGATATTAATTCGATCATGGATAAATTTTTCTCATATAAATTTTTAAAATGTACACCATGATGATTTTTGCTATAAACATGCTTCATGCTATCTATAAAGTTTTTTCCTATTTCTAATTCTTCTTCCCAATTTTTTTCTTTGATCAAAGAAGTAACATTGGTTCCATATTCTGATTGACTAGGACCAAATATTCTAGATTGTGATAATTCCATAGCAGTATCTTTTTCATACCCTTCTTTTATCAATTCATCATATAATCTTTTTGTGTTTATATGAAAGTAATTGAGATTGTTTTCGTTTCCTAAATTATAGATAGCTTCGAAAATCTCATTTAAAATAATAATAATATTTTCAAACATATCTCTAAAAAATCCACATATATGAACTACAACGTCTATTCTAGGTCTGTTTAATTCTTTTATTGGAATAATCTCAAATTCAGGCTCCCACACATTATTATTTTCTTTCATTTTCACACCAAGATAATATAAAATTTGTCCTATGGTTTCTCCTTGACTACGACAAGTTTCTAAACCCCATAATATGACAGATGTAACCTTTGGATATTCTCCATGTAATTTTTTATATATATTTAAAGTGTTTTGTGCAATTTTTTGTCCTCTCATCATGGCAACATAAGATGGAACAAATCTACTATCAAATTGATACAAATTATAGCCAGAAGGTAATACATGAGGATTTTTTATAGGATCTCCTGCTATTTTAGCTTTTAGGTACTCTCCGTTTAAAATTTTTATAAGTCCTTGTCTTTCATGATTTTTACGTATTTGATTACAAATATCAAATCCATATTCAAAAGTTTCTTTGATTTCATTGCCATAGACTTGAATTAATTTTTTATCAAAGGAAGAATCAAAATGGATTTGATTGAAAATATGTTCCACTTCTTGATCTAGTAATTTTAGCTTGTGAATATTATTTTCATCTATGATTTGATCGTAGTCTAAGTTGTTTTTTTGCGCAACAATTCTTTTTAAAGATTTAATTTTTCCTCTATCATATTTAAGTAAAGACCATAAAAAATCTTTTAATTCTGTATTGGAATAAGATTTACCAAATACATGAAGGCCTTTTGGAATAAGGGATGACTTCATTTTATATAATTCTTTTTCAATCCATTCTAGATCTTTTTCAAGATGTAAAGCATCAGAGATTTTAAATATTTCTTTTAATAAATCCTTACAGGATGCAGGGGACATATGCAATGCTTCGTGATATTGTGCAATAAGGTCTTCAAGCTTTGTATATTCTTCATAAAGATTGGCTGTAGTAAAAATAGGAGGTTGATAACTTACTAAAACAGCATGAGATCTTCTTTTTGCAGTCATTGCTTCTGCTGGATTTCCACAATAATATAGATAAGCATGAGGAATATCTCCAATTAAATAATCAGAGTAGCAATTATGAGTCATTCCACATTCTTTTCCTGGTAAAAGCTCTAATGTACCATGAGTACCTACATGGAGGATAATATCTGCATGAAAATCATCTTGTAACCATTTATAAAAAGCTAAATATTGATGATGGGGTATGGCATATTTATCATGGTATAGATGACTGTCGTTGCTATTGCTTCCTTTTGAAGGCTGAAGTCCTATAAAAATATTTCCGTTTAAGATTCCAGGAATCAAAAAATCTTTTTCTTTACACATGACAGATCCAGGAGCATTGCCCCAATGGTCTATGACATCTTTTATAGGAGGAAAATCTTTTGAGCTTTCTATATATTTTTGGCTAGGATAATTAATATAGCTTTGTTTTTCATAATAATAGTGAGGAGAATTAACTAGCCCCTTGTTTAAAAATGTATCCATTAATTCTTCAGAGCTAAGGACATTTAATTGATAGTCTTCTTCTTTTAAAGTCTTTAAGATTTCAGAGATAGACTGAAAGGTATCTAAATATGCAGAATGAAAAAGATGATCTTCTCCAGGAGGGTAATTATAGCCTATAATAGCTATTTTTTTCTGAGAATTATTTTTCTTTTGAAGACTAACCCAATTTTTTACACGATGGACTAATTTTTCTACTCGTTCTTCCATACAATCTATTTCATTGAGTTGAATATTAAGATTAGGATCTAGTCCCTTTGGGTGGATTGCCCCCACAGGATACGTTTCTATTGCACCATCCATTTCAGGAAGCATAATAGATAGCATAAATTCAGAGCTATTGATTCGATCCTCTGAAGTTTTCCAATCATCTATAGTTGTTCTAGAAAGGAAAAAAGGGTGTAGTACAGGCACGTTTAATTCTTCAAATAAATCAACTATTTCTTCAGCATTTCCTCCCATTGGACCTGCCCCAATTCTAAAGGATAAGAAGCTTATGATGATACTCACCTTTTGATCATATGGATGAAGAAGTCTTTTGATTTCTTTAGGATCATTTCCGGATGTCTTTGTAAATCCTATAGGGACTATATTTCCTATGGATCTAAGTTTTTCTACTATTTTTTCAATGGCTGATGAACAATCATTGGGATAAGTATGTCCATAGAAGAATACTCCAATATTTGGTTTTTCGGGATTGTATCCATGCAGATTTGCATAAGAGAGATAATCATCATGAAATCGCCTGTTATAAGGATCACATATTCCAACATCCATAAGTTCAATAGGTTTTTGTGGAATAGAGATGGATGGATATCCTCCATAAAATTTAAGGAGTAAACAAATCATGCTTTCGAGTTGGTCTGGGGATGCATTTTTAAAATATTTTGCAATATGTGACATATTCCTTATATCTCTTAATCTTCCAGGAAGTACTTTTCCTAATTTTTCAGCCATAGATATCATTTTTTGTATTTTTTTCATATCGGGTTTTTTGTCAGACTTCATCATTTTATTATTGGGTTTAAAGCTTCCCAATTTCATAAAAGCTCTTCCAAAACCTCCTATGGGAATAACATGTCCATTGTAATTTTCTAGTGCATCATATACAGCTTCTACGATTGGTTTTGGACTACCCATTAAATCTATAATGATAGCATGGGAAGATAAAATATCTTCTTTTATAATTGATAATTTATCATCAGAAGAGGTTGAAGCAGCATAATAAAGTGCTACTTCTAAGGAGTCGTTGATTTGAGAATTTATTTTACTTAGTATAGAAGAAATATTTGAAATAACAGTTGTAGAAACAGTTAAAATACAAATTTTCATCAAAATAACCTCCATTCATCTATTTACTTTCAAACATTTACATTATATTCTAATATATGGGAATCATCAAGATGACCACATAGGATCGAAAAAGGAGAAAAGAACAATGAATAAAAAAATATATCCGTTTACAGCTATTGTAGGACAGGAAAAAATGAAAAAGGCTCTTATGCTTAATGTGATCAATCCTAAAATAGGGGGAGTGTTGATTCGAGGAGAAAAAGGAACAGCCAAATCCACAGCAGTGCGAGCTTTAGTAGAAGTGCTGCCAACAAAAGAGGTGGTAAAGGACTGTCCTTTTAATTGTGAACCCAATAAACAGAATGAAATCTGTGATGGATGCAAAGAAAAAATAAAACGCAATCAAATTTATACAGAAAGAAGAAGAATGAAAGTAATAGAGCTTCCAATTGGTTGTACAGAAGATCGTGCTATTGGAACATTAGATATTGAGCATGCTATTCAAACAGGAGAAAAGAAATTTGAAGCAGGTATTTTGGCGCAAGCCAATGGAAATTTACTTTATGTAGATGAGGTCAATTTATTAAATGATCATATTGTAGATGTTTTATTAGATGTGGCTGCTATGGGAGTCAATCATGTAGAGCGGGAAGGGGTATCTTATTCACATCCATCTCACTTTATTTTAATAGGAACTATGAATCCAGAGGAAGGAGATTTAAGACCTCAACTTCTGGATCGATTTGGACTTGTGGTAGATGTATTTGGAGAAAGAAATGTAGAGGATCGAGTAAGAGTGATTCAAAGAAGATTATTATTTGAAAAAGATCCTTATGAATTTATGGAAGTATATAAGGAAGAACAAATAAAGTTATCACAAAAAATTGAAAAAGCTAAAGACATATTAAATAAAGTACATATAGAAGATCAATTACTATCTTTGACAGCTGAAATTTCAATTGAATTAGGAGTAGATGGTCATCGTGCTGATATTACTATGATTAAAACTGCAAAAACTATAGCTGCCTTGAATAATAGAAAAGAAGTAAATCGGGAGGATATTTTGGAAGCTGCTGAGTTTGTTTTGCCCCATAGAATGAGAACTCTACCTTTTGAAGAAGGTGTACTTAATAAGGAGTCTTTGAAAAAGTGGATAGAGGGAGAAAATCTATGAACAAAAGGACATATCCATTTACAGCAATTGTAGGAATGGAAGAAGTAAAAAAGGCTTTGATTCTTAATATGATCCATCCACAAATTGGAGGAGTTTTACTAGCAGGCGAAAAGGGTACTGCAAAATCAACGATTGTAAGAGCACTAGGACAATTGATGGGAAATAAGAAAGTTATTACACTACCTTTGGGAACTACAGAAGATCGACTAATAGGAAGTATCAACATGAAAGATGCTATGACAAAGGGAGTTAAAAACTTTGAATCAGGAATATTAGCAAAAGCTCATAATAATATTTTATATGTGGATGAAGTGAATTTATTATCCGAAACACTAACCAATACGATTTTAGATGTAGCATCATCTAAAATAAATAAAGTAGAAAGAGAAGGTATTTCTTATAGTCATCCTTGTGAATTTATTTTAATAGGAACTATGAATCCAGAAGAAGGAAATTTAAAACCTCAATTGTTAGATCGATTTGGACTATATGTAGAGGTAAAAGGAGAAAAAGACAAAGAAAATAGAGTTGAAATTATAAAAAGAAGATTAGAATATGAAAAAAACCCAAATATTTTTTATGATCAATTTTTAAAATCAGAAAGAATATTAAAGAATCATATTGTAAATGCTCAAAAAAAATTGAAAGACATATGTATTTCTAATGAAATTTTAAAAAAGATTGCAAGAATCAATATAGAAGGAAATACAGCAGGACATAGAGGTGATTTGGCTGTATCAATGGCTGCATTCGCTCATGCTGCATATTGTAATAAAGATCAAGTAGAGTTTGAAGATGTAAAAGAAGTGATTTCTATGTCTTTAGAGCATAGACTAAGAACACCTCCTAAAAAGAAAAAAGAGGATAGGGACGATCTTAATAATCAAAATTCAAAATCTCATTCAGAGAATTATGATCATAACTTAAAAAATGATAAAGATAGACCTATAGATTGGGGTAAAGATTTATCTA from Inediibacterium massiliense includes the following:
- a CDS encoding ABC transporter ATP-binding protein, with the protein product MLKVNDFKVGYDGKTIVKDFNLHVKKGEIITIIGPNGSGKSTVLKAIGRLLKPMGGTIYLDKQLLWKMNGKEIAKEMACLSQHNIAPEDMTIRKIVSFGRNPHKAWFEGLSKKDEEIIDWAIEKTNLKSMQDKKMIHISGGESQRAWIAMALAQQPKILLLDEPTTYLDINNQIEILELVKELNEKLKLTVIMVLHDLNQAAKYSDEVIVLKNGEIKALGKPEEILNQDLIREIYNVEMNILKNQFGEKIILIPKKIYAKEA
- a CDS encoding ABC transporter ATP-binding protein/permease, with amino-acid sequence MFNKRLIQLVPTCKRWIFLTVFINWLGLILNIGGIFSIASYIEYIYLYGVSWEKSIVTLWVLIGIVMGRLLCNYIGTKMAGKCSKDARITLRHILYKKLLDLGIHYQEMTSTSEVVQVAIDGIERLDMYFGRYLPQFFYSLIAPITLFTIISFINIKIAVVLLGCVPLIPISIIAVMKIAKNLLSKYWGIYVNLGDTFLENLRGLTTLKIYGRDEEKNEQMNQQAENFRKITMKVLAMQLNSITIMDFIAFGGSALGIIFVLKEFIKLNITIGGGFFIILLASEFFIPLRVLGSCFHIAIDGLAAADKIFSILDIPVIKYPTKKIKDFNHIDIRFKNVNFSYEEDRKILKDIHLDIENGQITGLVGSSGCGKSTIANIIMGFYKNYDGEILLNEYELRSIDPAQLRKKINVVTNNSYIFTGTIEENLKMGKSNVTQEEMYEVLKKVNLYEFVLSLEKGLQTQIKEGGANLSGGQRQRLALARALLYDSEIYIFDEATSNIDVESENIIMNLIYELGKVKTVILISHRLYNVRGADKIYVLSNGEIQQVGNHQTLIDEKGLYAQLVYEQNELENIGGESCA
- a CDS encoding amino acid ABC transporter ATP-binding/permease protein encodes the protein MRRDGIVIMGKLIGLVKPLIHIMAITITMGVLGFLAAIFITIYGGIGILESIGFDMGLPLQKIFIILGGLAISRGFLRYLEQYTGHFIAFKLLAILRDVVFKKLRNLSPAKLEGEEKGNLISIITSDIELLEVFYAHTIAPIMIGLITSMIMIFYIGKIHIYLGIIAALGYITVGLIIPYFSSRLGNKAGVDYRNSFGKMNSFMLDALKGMKEIMMFRLGEQRLSLIDQKGKLLNKEIDKMKKHEGFVRALGEASVFVFTMIVLFMSTYLLDQNVISFKEMVIATIAMMSSFGPVIALNNLSNNLLVTLAAGDRVLNLLEEKPIVKEVDDQKDISFGDIKMKEVSFSYDENIPILKDINVTFPKGKIICIVGESGCGKSTLLRLIMRFWDATKGSIQINGEGIQNVNTNSLRRIQSFVTQTTFLFNDTIEENIRIGKKDATIEEIKEAAKKASIHDFIESLPKKYQTTVGELGESLSGGERQRLGIARAFLHESDVILLDEPTSNLDSLNEKVIIKALKDECSQKTVILVSHRMSTISIADEVYVMHKGKIQKKERVMALN
- a CDS encoding cobaltochelatase subunit CobN, whose protein sequence is MKICILTVSTTVISNISSILSKINSQINDSLEVALYYAASTSSDDKLSIIKEDILSSHAIIIDLMGSPKPIVEAVYDALENYNGHVIPIGGFGRAFMKLGSFKPNNKMMKSDKKPDMKKIQKMISMAEKLGKVLPGRLRDIRNMSHIAKYFKNASPDQLESMICLLLKFYGGYPSISIPQKPIELMDVGICDPYNRRFHDDYLSYANLHGYNPEKPNIGVFFYGHTYPNDCSSAIEKIVEKLRSIGNIVPIGFTKTSGNDPKEIKRLLHPYDQKVSIIISFLSFRIGAGPMGGNAEEIVDLFEELNVPVLHPFFLSRTTIDDWKTSEDRINSSEFMLSIMLPEMDGAIETYPVGAIHPKGLDPNLNIQLNEIDCMEERVEKLVHRVKNWVSLQKKNNSQKKIAIIGYNYPPGEDHLFHSAYLDTFQSISEILKTLKEEDYQLNVLSSEELMDTFLNKGLVNSPHYYYEKQSYINYPSQKYIESSKDFPPIKDVIDHWGNAPGSVMCKEKDFLIPGILNGNIFIGLQPSKGSNSNDSHLYHDKYAIPHHQYLAFYKWLQDDFHADIILHVGTHGTLELLPGKECGMTHNCYSDYLIGDIPHAYLYYCGNPAEAMTAKRRSHAVLVSYQPPIFTTANLYEEYTKLEDLIAQYHEALHMSPASCKDLLKEIFKISDALHLEKDLEWIEKELYKMKSSLIPKGLHVFGKSYSNTELKDFLWSLLKYDRGKIKSLKRIVAQKNNLDYDQIIDENNIHKLKLLDQEVEHIFNQIHFDSSFDKKLIQVYGNEIKETFEYGFDICNQIRKNHERQGLIKILNGEYLKAKIAGDPIKNPHVLPSGYNLYQFDSRFVPSYVAMMRGQKIAQNTLNIYKKLHGEYPKVTSVILWGLETCRSQGETIGQILYYLGVKMKENNNVWEPEFEIIPIKELNRPRIDVVVHICGFFRDMFENIIIILNEIFEAIYNLGNENNLNYFHINTKRLYDELIKEGYEKDTAMELSQSRIFGPSQSEYGTNVTSLIKEKNWEEELEIGKNFIDSMKHVYSKNHHGVHFKNLYEKNLSMIELISQVRNNHEYEIVDLDHYYEFFGGLSKSVEITRGQKSEVLISDTTTEYIETEKVEKSIERGIRTRLLNPKWIDEMLKHKYHGASAIAKRFENIQGLAATTNQINQWVYDSLYNQYVLDPSVKNKLQENNPYAYIEMIKQMLEYNQRGYWNAQDHQIYELQKSFLELEGDIEDR
- a CDS encoding ATP-binding protein, which gives rise to MNKKIYPFTAIVGQEKMKKALMLNVINPKIGGVLIRGEKGTAKSTAVRALVEVLPTKEVVKDCPFNCEPNKQNEICDGCKEKIKRNQIYTERRRMKVIELPIGCTEDRAIGTLDIEHAIQTGEKKFEAGILAQANGNLLYVDEVNLLNDHIVDVLLDVAAMGVNHVEREGVSYSHPSHFILIGTMNPEEGDLRPQLLDRFGLVVDVFGERNVEDRVRVIQRRLLFEKDPYEFMEVYKEEQIKLSQKIEKAKDILNKVHIEDQLLSLTAEISIELGVDGHRADITMIKTAKTIAALNNRKEVNREDILEAAEFVLPHRMRTLPFEEGVLNKESLKKWIEGENL
- a CDS encoding magnesium chelatase subunit D family protein; this encodes MNKRTYPFTAIVGMEEVKKALILNMIHPQIGGVLLAGEKGTAKSTIVRALGQLMGNKKVITLPLGTTEDRLIGSINMKDAMTKGVKNFESGILAKAHNNILYVDEVNLLSETLTNTILDVASSKINKVEREGISYSHPCEFILIGTMNPEEGNLKPQLLDRFGLYVEVKGEKDKENRVEIIKRRLEYEKNPNIFYDQFLKSERILKNHIVNAQKKLKDICISNEILKKIARINIEGNTAGHRGDLAVSMAAFAHAAYCNKDQVEFEDVKEVISMSLEHRLRTPPKKKKEDRDDLNNQNSKSHSENYDHNLKNDKDRPIDWGKDLSSDEDECECNPSSIEKEFHIGHVFDASGIMKSIQDGKTRKNGSGRRSKTKISSHIGRYIGYKIPKGKINDIALDATLRAAAPYQKLREKNGMAFIIKKEDIREKIREQRVGNTILFLVDASGSMGIEKRMVESKAAILSLLKDAYQKRDTVGMMTFRGEEASVILPPTRSVELAYKYLKDIKVGGKTPLSLGLTKSVEYINHLKVKNREIMPMIVILSDGRGNVSMKGKDPLQEILDIAKKFKNEKIKFIVVDTETGFLRLGLAKRLSDTLLGDYFKLDDISHKGLEQVIRSSSIIGY